A single Stutzerimonas stutzeri DNA region contains:
- the motA gene encoding flagellar motor stator protein MotA: MAKIIGIIVVIASVLGGFVLSGGKLGALIHPFEVMIIGGAALGGFLQANPGSTIKIVFRKSLQMFSTRFTHTYYLEVLGLLYEVLNKSRREGMMAIEADLEEPASSPIFSKYPAILKDERMTAFICDYLRIMSSGNMAPHELEGLFDMELNSMKEELEHPAHAVARVADGLPAMGIVAAVLGIVITMSVLADANNAEIGEKVGTALVGTFLGILASYGFFGPLAAALEHDAKEELNLYEGIKATLVSSASGMPPTLAVEFGRKVLLSAHRPSFAELEQAMRGS; the protein is encoded by the coding sequence ATGGCAAAAATCATCGGTATCATTGTCGTCATCGCCAGCGTCCTCGGCGGCTTCGTGCTGTCCGGCGGCAAGCTCGGCGCGCTTATCCACCCGTTCGAGGTGATGATCATCGGAGGCGCTGCGCTCGGAGGGTTTTTGCAGGCGAACCCTGGCAGCACCATCAAGATCGTCTTCAGGAAATCGCTGCAGATGTTCAGCACGCGGTTTACCCACACGTACTATCTCGAGGTGCTGGGGCTGCTCTACGAAGTCCTCAACAAGAGCCGTCGGGAGGGCATGATGGCGATCGAAGCGGATCTGGAAGAGCCCGCCTCCAGCCCGATTTTCAGCAAATACCCGGCCATTCTGAAAGACGAGCGAATGACCGCGTTCATCTGCGATTACCTGCGGATCATGTCGTCGGGCAACATGGCCCCGCATGAGCTCGAAGGTCTGTTCGACATGGAACTGAACAGCATGAAGGAGGAGCTGGAGCATCCCGCGCATGCGGTCGCTCGCGTTGCCGACGGCTTGCCCGCGATGGGTATCGTCGCGGCTGTGCTGGGTATCGTCATCACCATGTCGGTGCTGGCCGACGCGAACAATGCGGAGATTGGCGAAAAAGTCGGTACGGCGCTGGTGGGTACCTTCCTCGGCATTCTCGCCTCGTATGGATTTTTCGGCCCGCTGGCCGCGGCGCTCGAGCATGATGCCAAGGAGGAGCTGAACCTCTACGAAGGCATCAAGGCGACCCTGGTTTCGTCCGCCTCCGGCATGCCTCCGACCCTGGCCGTGGAGTTCGGCCGCAAGGTGCTGCTGTCTGCGCACCGACCGAGCTTCGCCGAGCTCGAACAAGCCATGCGTGGTAGCTAA
- a CDS encoding HDOD domain-containing protein encodes MTTTPLPRTLAAWIETLDAVVLPAAAEPYTRVQRALRDSSLSMRQIAELIQESPVLALVVIREANRDAAATHKPAESLEVALSRIGLKRAETLFARIPAARPRDIPAPLRQMLLISHHASQQANGLFASRLARLWQEIHWSSLLFLAPLWALVAAHPALLEAWEQRVLVKREPARQVEHALLGVSLLTLCAATAEHWGLPGWIAEGYRLLDEHRRLLVKALHIARDNEHPLHQQQRLDADPPLRRWLTLPSNTILLANGLALSAHHSWSGVHSLRWQQLAGLYLQVPLAELQQLTHQQAVTSARAIGQTDLWHPAQGLIWPWDSVFQAERKAKLPDTGTLEQWRAHCRELLSEPSPYDNILQLTATACKALTSAGMQRVLLMLVDRKHQRLVSQQASGLPREAARLVLDPDQSQVLRKLLEKPVLLRLKPDNLAQFSALLPGTLKALFPSEHILLRSVGHEGRAVMLLVADQGNSAFSETGLQAFTRTVQCIERALATFSKRGR; translated from the coding sequence ATGACCACGACCCCACTCCCCCGCACGCTTGCCGCCTGGATCGAGACGCTGGATGCCGTTGTGCTGCCTGCCGCCGCCGAACCGTATACGCGCGTCCAGCGTGCGCTGCGCGACAGCAGCCTGTCGATGCGCCAGATCGCCGAGCTGATTCAGGAAAGCCCGGTCCTGGCGCTCGTCGTGATTCGCGAAGCCAACCGCGATGCGGCAGCCACCCACAAACCGGCCGAAAGCCTGGAAGTGGCGCTCAGCCGCATTGGCCTGAAGCGTGCCGAAACCCTGTTCGCACGGATTCCCGCGGCCCGGCCCCGCGACATCCCCGCCCCGCTGCGGCAGATGCTGCTCATCAGCCACCATGCCAGCCAGCAGGCCAACGGATTGTTCGCCTCCCGTCTCGCACGCCTCTGGCAGGAAATCCACTGGAGCAGCCTGCTGTTTCTCGCCCCGCTCTGGGCACTGGTCGCCGCTCACCCGGCATTGCTCGAGGCCTGGGAACAGCGGGTGCTGGTCAAGCGGGAGCCGGCGCGTCAGGTCGAACACGCGCTGCTGGGCGTATCGCTGCTCACGCTTTGCGCGGCGACGGCCGAACACTGGGGCCTGCCGGGCTGGATCGCCGAAGGCTATCGACTGCTCGACGAGCACCGCCGCCTGTTGGTCAAGGCGCTGCACATCGCCCGTGACAACGAGCATCCGCTGCACCAGCAGCAGCGACTCGATGCCGATCCTCCGCTGCGCCGCTGGCTCACCTTGCCGAGCAATACCATCCTGCTCGCCAACGGCCTGGCCCTCTCGGCACATCACAGCTGGAGCGGTGTCCACAGCCTGCGCTGGCAACAGCTCGCAGGACTCTACCTGCAAGTCCCGCTGGCCGAGCTGCAGCAACTGACACATCAGCAAGCGGTGACCAGCGCGCGAGCGATCGGGCAGACCGATCTCTGGCACCCCGCCCAGGGCCTGATCTGGCCATGGGACAGCGTTTTCCAGGCCGAGCGGAAGGCGAAGCTGCCCGATACCGGGACACTGGAACAATGGCGCGCGCACTGCCGTGAACTGCTCAGCGAACCGAGCCCGTACGACAACATCCTCCAGCTCACCGCGACCGCATGCAAAGCGCTGACCTCTGCCGGCATGCAACGGGTGTTGCTGATGCTTGTCGACCGCAAACATCAACGTCTGGTCAGCCAACAGGCCAGTGGCCTGCCGCGCGAGGCGGCCCGGCTGGTGCTCGACCCGGACCAGAGCCAGGTGCTGCGCAAACTCCTCGAAAAACCCGTGCTGCTGCGGCTCAAGCCAGACAACCTGGCCCAGTTCTCCGCGCTGCTGCCAGGCACGCTGAAGGCGCTGTTTCCCAGCGAGCACATCCTGTTGCGCTCGGTCGGCCACGAGGGCCGCGCGGTCATGCTGCTGGTGGCTGACCAGGGCAACAGCGCATTCAGCGAGACGGGCCTGCAGGCCTTTACCAGAACCGTGCAATGCATCGAGCGCGCCCTGGCAACGTTCAGCAAACGCGGCCGCTGA
- a CDS encoding rhodanese-like domain-containing protein, translated as MSAFATLPLVIEPADLAERLNAPELILVDLTSATRYAEGHLPGARFVDPKQTQLGQPPAPGLLPGKPQLEALFGALGHRPDAVYVVYDDEGGGWAGRFIWLLDIIGHRHYHYLNGGLHAWLAEQRPLSRERPADAGGPVALKLDEAPSATREYIESRLGAADLVIWDARSPEEYRGEKALAARAGHIPGAINYEWTAAMDPARALRIREDIAERLEALGITADKEIITHCQTHHRSGFTYLLAKALGYPRIKGYPGSWGEWGNLPDTPIQQ; from the coding sequence GTGTCCGCCTTTGCTACCCTGCCGCTGGTCATCGAACCCGCCGATCTGGCCGAACGCCTGAACGCACCCGAGCTGATTCTGGTCGACCTGACCAGCGCCACCCGCTACGCCGAAGGCCATCTGCCCGGCGCGCGGTTCGTCGATCCCAAACAGACCCAGCTGGGCCAACCGCCGGCGCCCGGACTGCTACCGGGCAAGCCGCAGCTGGAGGCCTTGTTCGGCGCGCTGGGGCACCGTCCCGATGCGGTCTACGTCGTCTATGACGATGAGGGGGGCGGCTGGGCAGGCCGATTCATCTGGCTGCTGGATATCATCGGGCACCGGCACTATCACTACCTGAACGGCGGCTTGCACGCCTGGCTGGCCGAACAGCGCCCCCTGTCACGCGAGCGCCCCGCCGACGCAGGCGGGCCGGTGGCACTGAAACTCGACGAGGCGCCCAGCGCAACCCGCGAATACATCGAGAGCCGGCTCGGGGCTGCCGATCTGGTTATCTGGGACGCACGATCGCCCGAGGAATACCGCGGCGAGAAGGCACTGGCCGCACGCGCCGGCCATATACCCGGCGCAATCAACTATGAATGGACCGCCGCGATGGACCCGGCCCGCGCGCTGCGCATCCGCGAAGACATCGCCGAACGGCTGGAGGCGCTCGGCATCACCGCCGACAAGGAAATCATCACTCACTGCCAGACGCATCATCGCTCCGGCTTCACCTACCTGCTGGCCAAGGCACTGGGCTATCCGCGCATCAAGGGATATCCCGGCTCCTGGGGCGAATGGGGCAACCTGCCCGACACCCCGATCCAGCAATGA
- the asd gene encoding archaetidylserine decarboxylase (Phosphatidylserine decarboxylase is synthesized as a single chain precursor. Generation of the pyruvoyl active site from a Ser is coupled to cleavage of a Gly-Ser bond between the larger (beta) and smaller (alpha chains). It is an integral membrane protein.), with product MKDRLFVLSQYLLPHHLISRLAGCLAECRLPWLKNAFIKGFIRHFQVDMREAQIEEPTAYEHFNAFFTRALKDGARPLDPTPGAILNPCDGAISQLGRIEQGRIFQAKGHSYSVMELLGGDHQRAAPFMGGDFATVYLSPKDYHRVHMPLAGTLREMVYVPGRIFSVNTVTAEGVPELFTRNERVVCLFDTERGPMAMVLVGAMIVASIETVWAGLVTPPKRTLKTVRYDEASRAPIHLEKGAEMGRFKLGSTVILLFGPDQVRWAEQLAALTPVCMGEGLGQAKPASPIVTADSAPTQP from the coding sequence ATGAAAGATCGCTTGTTCGTACTCAGCCAGTACCTGCTTCCGCATCATCTGATTTCGCGTCTCGCCGGCTGTCTCGCCGAGTGCCGCCTGCCCTGGTTGAAGAACGCCTTCATCAAAGGGTTCATTCGGCACTTCCAGGTAGACATGCGCGAGGCGCAGATCGAAGAGCCCACCGCCTACGAGCATTTCAACGCCTTCTTCACCCGCGCCCTGAAAGACGGTGCCCGGCCGCTGGACCCGACCCCTGGCGCGATACTCAATCCGTGCGACGGTGCCATCAGCCAGCTTGGCCGCATCGAGCAGGGGCGGATCTTCCAGGCCAAGGGGCACAGCTACAGCGTGATGGAACTGCTCGGCGGCGACCATCAACGCGCGGCGCCCTTCATGGGCGGCGATTTTGCTACCGTCTACCTGTCGCCCAAGGATTATCACCGGGTGCACATGCCGCTGGCCGGCACCCTGCGCGAGATGGTGTACGTGCCAGGCCGCATCTTCTCGGTCAACACCGTGACCGCCGAAGGCGTACCGGAACTGTTCACCCGCAACGAGCGTGTGGTTTGCCTGTTCGATACCGAGCGCGGTCCGATGGCGATGGTACTGGTCGGCGCGATGATCGTCGCCAGCATCGAGACCGTCTGGGCCGGGCTGGTCACGCCCCCCAAGCGCACACTCAAGACCGTCCGCTATGACGAAGCCAGTCGAGCCCCCATCCACCTCGAAAAAGGCGCCGAGATGGGCCGTTTCAAGCTGGGCTCCACGGTGATCCTGCTGTTCGGGCCCGACCAGGTTCGCTGGGCGGAACAGCTGGCCGCGTTGACGCCGGTCTGCATGGGCGAAGGGCTGGGCCAGGCCAAGCCGGCGTCGCCGATCGTTACCGCGGATTCCGCGCCGACGCAGCCGTAG
- a CDS encoding molecular chaperone codes for MENQSQPLLLRVPTPDRQELSFCDPSVRGVKHWLSGLPKANLGETARQLYQAMLELNQLRTTAPVRLQLLELLRPEIHFVCRELERYFINQPIVLGERPRKVASLCQALHNHLAIGYKLIAVELAPQTGRDRLQLLTIALQRSIRSLCAILVRSTQLYRPTPDGLWLELHQLHSLAVTHAVQRTLVRDELAYQVKGLSAEQSYIVALMIGSARCNQMRQQNIAQLAQLLEPWSALVRLQTAQDPSSLFGVSPRIDGPPRYRSMFAANEPADLLGIDPHGLVKAIQRHLQSPSNGSEQNGLVIPDGLSLDLLQHVSAAWGDISERSFQRAPAQGTMTLCIGMSALHYYLAGQRQFGELLKRPDAARSAVFKLNNAAPDIWAVAFDAQAINGDGILPDEHIEFVRPVMPEQAAEAETVTPPADSGFRTFEVQRVDHSPGGFCLSWPGEVPAQLQAGELLGLQDPASQTWSVAVVRWIRQVRGSGPQMGVELIAPSAQPCGLRLLRKTEQGSEYLRALLLPEISVISRPAALIVPRLPFQEGQKVQINQNGEEHRAMLRRRQTGTSSYNQFEYQLAGLVAVSRETPITARGNQSAPRGEDFDSLWNTL; via the coding sequence TTGGAAAACCAGAGCCAACCCTTGCTGTTGCGCGTACCTACGCCGGATCGCCAGGAGTTATCCTTCTGCGACCCCAGCGTGCGCGGGGTCAAGCACTGGCTTTCCGGGCTGCCCAAGGCCAACCTCGGCGAGACTGCAAGGCAGCTGTACCAGGCCATGCTGGAACTCAACCAGCTACGCACGACCGCGCCGGTCCGCCTGCAACTGCTCGAACTGCTGCGTCCGGAGATCCATTTCGTCTGTCGTGAGCTGGAGCGCTACTTCATCAATCAGCCGATCGTGCTCGGCGAACGCCCGCGCAAGGTCGCCAGCCTATGCCAGGCGCTGCACAATCATTTGGCCATCGGCTACAAGCTGATCGCCGTCGAGCTGGCGCCGCAGACCGGGCGCGATCGCCTGCAACTACTCACCATTGCGCTGCAACGGTCGATTCGCAGCCTTTGCGCAATACTGGTTCGCTCGACGCAACTGTACAGGCCCACGCCCGACGGCTTGTGGCTCGAGCTTCATCAACTGCACAGCCTCGCCGTGACGCATGCCGTTCAGCGCACCCTCGTTCGTGACGAGCTGGCCTATCAGGTCAAGGGCCTGAGCGCCGAGCAGAGTTATATCGTCGCACTCATGATCGGCAGCGCCCGCTGCAACCAGATGCGCCAGCAGAACATTGCCCAGCTGGCGCAACTGCTCGAGCCCTGGAGCGCGCTGGTCCGCCTGCAGACCGCGCAAGATCCCTCCAGCCTCTTCGGTGTGTCACCCCGCATCGACGGTCCGCCGCGCTATCGCTCGATGTTCGCGGCCAACGAGCCCGCGGACCTGCTCGGCATCGACCCGCATGGGCTGGTCAAGGCCATCCAGCGTCATCTGCAGTCGCCGTCAAACGGTTCCGAACAGAACGGGCTGGTCATCCCCGACGGCTTGAGCCTCGATCTGCTGCAGCATGTAAGTGCCGCCTGGGGCGACATTTCCGAGCGTAGCTTCCAGCGCGCGCCCGCACAGGGGACGATGACCCTGTGCATCGGAATGAGCGCGCTGCACTACTACCTGGCGGGCCAGCGCCAGTTCGGCGAGCTGTTGAAACGGCCCGATGCGGCTCGATCCGCCGTGTTCAAACTGAACAACGCGGCGCCGGACATCTGGGCCGTCGCCTTCGACGCGCAGGCGATCAACGGAGACGGAATCCTTCCGGACGAGCACATCGAATTCGTCCGTCCGGTCATGCCGGAACAGGCAGCCGAGGCCGAGACCGTGACGCCGCCGGCGGACAGTGGCTTTCGGACATTCGAGGTGCAGCGGGTCGACCACAGCCCGGGCGGCTTCTGCCTGTCCTGGCCTGGCGAGGTGCCGGCACAGCTGCAGGCGGGCGAACTGCTCGGCCTGCAGGACCCCGCCAGCCAGACCTGGAGCGTGGCGGTGGTGCGCTGGATTCGCCAGGTTCGCGGTAGCGGGCCACAGATGGGCGTGGAGCTCATCGCCCCGTCTGCCCAACCTTGTGGCCTGCGCCTGCTGCGCAAGACCGAGCAAGGCAGCGAATACCTGCGAGCCCTGCTGCTGCCGGAAATCAGCGTGATATCCCGGCCCGCCGCGCTGATCGTTCCGCGCCTGCCCTTTCAGGAAGGGCAGAAAGTGCAGATCAACCAGAATGGCGAGGAACATCGCGCCATGCTCCGTCGACGCCAGACCGGCACCAGCAGTTACAACCAGTTCGAGTATCAACTGGCGGGACTGGTAGCCGTTTCCCGGGAGACGCCGATCACAGCGCGGGGAAACCAGTCTGCTCCTCGCGGTGAAGATTTTGACTCGCTCTGGAACACACTGTAG
- a CDS encoding EAL domain-containing response regulator: MASQKKTIRLLILEDSQNEAERLVSLFRNAGQATRVHRLTSSEDLADVLQQTWDLLISAPASVNLEPSEAIGAIRKQAKDIPVIQLIDGNDPDAITEALTLGAQGALPQGEDEWLILIANRELANLDERRARRSAELALREAEKRCQLLLESSVDAIAYVHDGMHIYANRAYLELFGYEDVEELEGMPMIDLIASCDQGEFKGFLKNYQSLQGSAELVCGGIRADGGNFKARMHFSPASYDGESCIQVVIRAENDNAELEKLREISNQDPVTGLYNRNHFLELLDGAVERAVNAGQGSSLAYIRIDRFASLQTEIGLGDSDRLLAELAQVLREQFEDKAELARFGDDAFAMLMSEALPQQFEQPLVQLLRKVEGHLFDIGGRTVQTSLSIGVAALDERTAKARDVIDRAHRCAEELADGNALRIYDPADELAAAASRGNILAMLQQALEKNSFRLLFQPIISLRGDSHEHYEVLLRLLDPQGVEVPPADFLDAANEAGLATRIDRWVLLNSIKLLAEHRSKGHSTRLMVHLSGASLQDPSLITWLGVALKASKLPPDSLIFQLDENDAVAYLRQAKALSQGLIGLGCRIALAQFGCVLNPFNTLKHLNAEFVKVDGSYTQDLTRQENQEALKQLLAELHEQHRQSIVPFVESATVLATLWQAGVGYIQGQYLQGPSQSMDYNFASDEE; encoded by the coding sequence ATGGCCTCGCAAAAGAAAACCATCCGTCTGCTGATCCTCGAGGACTCGCAGAATGAAGCTGAGCGACTGGTCAGCCTGTTTCGCAACGCGGGCCAGGCGACGCGGGTGCACCGACTCACCTCGAGCGAGGACCTCGCCGATGTGCTTCAACAGACCTGGGACCTGCTGATCAGCGCGCCGGCCAGCGTCAATCTCGAGCCCAGCGAAGCAATCGGCGCCATCCGCAAGCAAGCCAAGGACATTCCGGTCATCCAGCTGATCGATGGCAACGACCCCGATGCGATCACCGAAGCCCTCACCCTGGGCGCCCAAGGCGCGCTTCCGCAGGGCGAAGACGAATGGCTGATCCTCATCGCCAATCGCGAGCTGGCGAACCTGGACGAGCGCCGCGCCCGTCGCTCCGCCGAGCTGGCGCTGCGCGAGGCCGAGAAGCGCTGCCAACTGCTGCTCGAAAGCTCGGTGGACGCCATCGCGTATGTCCACGACGGCATGCATATCTATGCCAACCGCGCCTATCTCGAACTCTTCGGCTACGAAGATGTGGAAGAACTCGAAGGCATGCCGATGATCGACCTGATCGCCTCCTGCGACCAAGGTGAGTTCAAAGGATTTCTGAAGAATTACCAAAGCCTGCAAGGCAGCGCCGAGCTGGTCTGCGGCGGCATCCGCGCCGATGGCGGCAACTTCAAGGCACGCATGCATTTTTCGCCCGCCAGCTACGACGGCGAGTCCTGCATCCAGGTCGTCATTCGCGCGGAGAATGACAACGCCGAACTGGAGAAGCTGCGCGAGATCAGCAACCAGGATCCGGTGACAGGCCTCTACAATCGCAACCACTTCCTCGAGTTGCTGGACGGCGCGGTCGAACGCGCGGTCAACGCCGGGCAAGGTTCGAGCCTGGCCTACATACGGATCGATCGCTTCGCCAGCCTGCAGACCGAGATCGGCCTGGGCGATTCGGACCGCTTGCTGGCCGAGCTGGCCCAAGTGCTGCGCGAGCAATTCGAGGACAAAGCCGAGCTGGCACGTTTCGGTGACGACGCCTTTGCGATGTTGATGTCCGAAGCCTTGCCCCAGCAATTCGAACAACCACTGGTTCAATTGCTGCGAAAAGTCGAAGGGCATTTGTTCGACATTGGCGGCCGTACCGTCCAGACCAGCCTGAGCATTGGTGTCGCGGCGCTGGACGAACGCACCGCGAAGGCGCGCGACGTGATCGACCGCGCCCACCGCTGCGCCGAAGAACTCGCCGACGGCAATGCGCTTCGCATTTATGACCCGGCCGACGAACTCGCTGCCGCGGCCAGCCGCGGCAATATCCTGGCGATGCTGCAGCAAGCGCTGGAAAAAAACAGCTTCCGCCTGCTCTTCCAGCCGATCATCAGCCTGCGCGGCGACAGCCACGAGCACTATGAGGTTCTGCTGCGCCTGCTTGACCCGCAAGGGGTCGAAGTTCCGCCGGCAGACTTCCTTGACGCCGCCAACGAAGCGGGGCTGGCCACCCGGATAGACCGGTGGGTGCTGCTCAACTCCATCAAGCTGCTCGCCGAGCACCGCAGCAAGGGCCACAGCACCCGCCTCATGGTGCATCTGTCGGGTGCCAGCCTGCAGGACCCGTCACTGATCACCTGGCTTGGCGTCGCGCTCAAGGCATCCAAACTGCCACCCGACTCGCTGATCTTCCAGCTCGACGAGAACGACGCCGTCGCCTACCTGCGACAGGCGAAAGCGCTCTCCCAGGGACTCATCGGGCTCGGCTGCCGCATCGCCCTGGCCCAGTTCGGCTGTGTGCTCAACCCGTTCAACACGCTGAAGCACCTGAATGCCGAGTTCGTCAAGGTAGACGGCTCCTACACCCAGGACCTGACACGTCAGGAAAACCAGGAAGCGCTCAAGCAATTGCTCGCCGAGCTGCATGAGCAGCACCGACAGAGCATCGTACCCTTCGTCGAAAGCGCCACCGTCCTAGCCACGCTGTGGCAGGCCGGTGTCGGTTACATCCAGGGCCAGTATCTTCAGGGCCCAAGCCAGTCGATGGACTACAACTTCGCCTCGGACGAGGAATAA
- a CDS encoding NAD(P)-dependent alcohol dehydrogenase — protein sequence MTMMKAAVFVEPGRIELQDKPIPEIGPNDALLRITTTTICGTDVHILKGEYPVVPGLTIGHEPVGIIEKLGSNVKGYQEGQRVVAGAICPSFTSYACQDGLASQDGGCSCHGYKPTGGWRFGNTIDGTQAEYVLVPDAQANLAPVPDGLSDEQVLMCPDIMSTGFAGAEAANIKIGDIVVIFAQGPIGLCATAGAKLRGASTIIAVDGVDTRLDIARQMGADVTLNFRNVDVVEEVLKLTGGRGADASIEALGTQSTFESALRVLKPGGTLSSLGVYSSDLTIPLGAFHAGLGDNRIVTSLCPGGKERMRRLLNVVASGRVDLGPLVTHQYALDAITDAYDLFANQRDGVLKVAIKP from the coding sequence ATGACCATGATGAAAGCTGCCGTGTTCGTCGAACCGGGCCGTATCGAGCTGCAGGACAAACCCATCCCCGAGATCGGCCCCAACGACGCCCTGCTTCGCATCACCACGACGACTATCTGCGGCACCGATGTGCACATCCTTAAAGGCGAATATCCCGTCGTGCCAGGTTTGACCATTGGTCACGAACCGGTCGGCATCATCGAAAAACTCGGAAGCAACGTGAAGGGCTACCAGGAAGGTCAGCGGGTCGTGGCCGGGGCGATCTGCCCGAGCTTTACCTCCTACGCCTGCCAGGACGGCCTCGCCTCGCAGGATGGCGGCTGCAGCTGTCACGGCTACAAACCCACGGGCGGCTGGCGCTTCGGCAACACCATCGACGGCACCCAGGCCGAGTATGTACTGGTGCCCGACGCCCAGGCCAATCTGGCACCCGTGCCGGATGGACTGAGCGACGAACAAGTGCTGATGTGCCCGGACATCATGTCCACCGGTTTTGCCGGTGCTGAGGCCGCCAACATCAAGATCGGTGACATCGTGGTGATCTTCGCCCAGGGACCGATCGGCCTCTGCGCAACCGCGGGGGCCAAGCTGCGCGGCGCCAGCACGATCATTGCAGTGGACGGCGTCGATACCCGACTGGACATCGCTCGGCAGATGGGCGCCGACGTCACCTTGAATTTCCGCAACGTCGACGTGGTCGAGGAAGTGCTCAAGCTTACCGGCGGACGCGGCGCGGACGCCTCGATCGAGGCACTGGGAACGCAATCGACCTTCGAAAGCGCCTTGCGGGTACTCAAGCCCGGCGGCACGCTGTCCAGCCTCGGCGTCTATTCCAGCGATCTGACCATCCCCCTCGGCGCCTTTCACGCAGGCCTCGGAGATAACAGGATCGTCACTTCGCTCTGCCCGGGCGGCAAGGAACGCATGCGGCGCCTGCTGAATGTAGTGGCCTCGGGGCGGGTCGATCTGGGGCCGCTGGTCACCCACCAGTACGCCCTGGACGCTATTACTGACGCCTATGACCTGTTCGCCAACCAGCGCGACGGCGTGCTCAAGGTGGCGATCAAGCCCTGA
- the serB gene encoding phosphoserine phosphatase SerB encodes MREIVLINITGEDRPGLTAAITGVLAQGGVNILDIGQAVIHDTLSFGILVEIPDTERASSVLKDVLFMGYKHDQQVRFTPVAEHDYQQWVAGQGKPRHIVTLLTRKVTAEQLQRVSSITAKYGLNIDHIDRLSGRQPLDMPEELGKGCIEFSVRGEPEDTAALRAEFLSVAQELNVDIAFQRDSVFRRNRRLAVFDMDSTLIEAEVIDELAKVAGVGPQVAEITERAMRGELDFRASFKERLALLEGLEERALAEVGASLRLTEGAELLFAELKRLGYKTAILSGGFTYFARQLQSRLGIDYVYANELEIVDGKLTGVAQEPIVDAQRKADLLRELAEREGLRLEQTIAVGDGANDLPMLGLAGLGVAFRAKPLVKQSAKQAISTLGLDGILYLLGFRDREGVE; translated from the coding sequence TTGCGCGAAATCGTTCTGATTAATATCACCGGGGAAGACCGCCCCGGGCTGACCGCGGCCATCACCGGCGTGCTCGCTCAGGGTGGCGTGAATATCCTGGATATCGGTCAGGCGGTGATACATGACACCTTGTCGTTCGGGATTCTTGTGGAGATACCCGACACCGAGCGCGCCTCTTCGGTGCTCAAGGACGTGTTGTTCATGGGCTACAAGCACGACCAGCAGGTGCGCTTCACGCCGGTCGCCGAGCACGATTATCAGCAATGGGTCGCAGGGCAGGGCAAGCCTCGGCACATCGTCACGCTATTGACTCGCAAGGTCACGGCCGAGCAGTTGCAGCGGGTCAGCTCGATCACCGCCAAATACGGCCTCAACATCGATCACATCGACCGTCTGTCCGGGCGTCAGCCGCTGGATATGCCAGAAGAACTGGGCAAGGGTTGCATTGAATTCTCGGTGCGCGGCGAGCCTGAAGACACGGCTGCCCTACGCGCCGAGTTTCTCAGTGTGGCGCAGGAACTCAACGTCGATATCGCCTTCCAGCGCGACTCGGTGTTCCGTCGCAATCGCAGGCTCGCGGTGTTCGACATGGACTCGACGCTGATCGAGGCGGAAGTCATCGATGAATTGGCCAAGGTGGCCGGTGTCGGTCCTCAGGTGGCTGAAATCACCGAGCGAGCGATGCGCGGTGAACTGGATTTCCGCGCCAGCTTCAAAGAGCGCCTGGCTTTGCTTGAAGGCCTGGAGGAGCGCGCCCTGGCCGAAGTCGGGGCCAGCCTGCGATTGACCGAGGGTGCCGAGCTGCTGTTCGCGGAATTGAAACGGCTGGGCTACAAGACTGCGATCCTGTCGGGTGGCTTCACCTACTTTGCGCGTCAGCTGCAATCCAGGCTTGGAATCGACTACGTGTATGCCAACGAACTTGAAATCGTCGATGGCAAGCTTACCGGCGTCGCCCAGGAACCCATCGTCGATGCGCAGCGCAAGGCCGATCTGCTTCGTGAACTGGCCGAGCGTGAGGGCCTGCGCCTGGAGCAGACGATTGCCGTGGGTGACGGCGCCAACGATTTGCCGATGCTCGGATTGGCCGGGCTGGGTGTCGCCTTCCGCGCCAAGCCGTTGGTCAAGCAGTCCGCCAAGCAGGCGATCTCCACCCTGGGGCTCGATGGAATTCTCTACCTGCTCGGGTTCAGGGACAGGGAAGGCGTGGAATAG